One window of Trifolium pratense cultivar HEN17-A07 linkage group LG5, ARS_RC_1.1, whole genome shotgun sequence genomic DNA carries:
- the LOC123884517 gene encoding SWI/SNF complex component SNF12 homolog, with protein MSVNNNNTSKGIGASSSSFGNAGIPSPSMSTNPVFSQAQAQAQAQAQAQIAASFQGQFPQSQAHAIVQAQSKAQAAHAQAAAVAHAQLQAHLQAQGLTLNQNQVGGLGNLGVSSSSMSTPGSGSVKRGPFKPPMRPVGFLPQNNFSPLRPMELTPAARRKKQKLPEKQLQERVAAILPESALYTQLLEFESRVDAALSRKKVDIQEALKNPPCIQKTLRIYVFNTFANQIRTIPMKPNAEPPTWTLKVVGRILEDGIDPDQPGVVQKSSPMYPKFSAFFKRVIISLDQRLYPDNHVIVWENSRSPSPQEGFEVKRKGDKEFLVNIRLEMNYAPEKFKLSPALTEVLGIEVETRPRIIAAIWHYVKARKLQNPNDPSFFHCDQALQKVFGEEKVKFTTVSQRISHHLFPPAPIVLEHQIKLSGNSPAGSACYDVTVDVPFPIQRELSALLANVEKNKEIETCDEAICGIIRKIHEHRRRRAFFLGFSQSPVEFINALIESQSRDLKAAAGEPSRSAEKERRADFFNQPWVEDAVIRYLNRKPAAGSDAPGST; from the exons ATGTCTGTGAACAATAATAACACTTCTAAAGGCATTGGTGCCTCTTCATCATCATTTGGTAATGCTGGAATACCTTCACCTTCTATGTCTACAAATCCTGTGTTTTCACAAGCCCAGGCTCAAGCtcaagcccaagcccaagctCAAATTGCTGCTAGTTTTCAAGGGCAGTTTCCACAGTCTCAAGCTCATGCTATTGTCCAAGCACAATCTAAGGCTCAGGCAGCTCATGCGCAAGCTGCGGCAGTAGCTCATGCTCAACTCCAAGCTCATTTGCAAGCTCAAGGGTTGACTCTTAACCAGAATCAGGTTGGTGGTTTAGGGAATTTGGGAGTTTCGTCGTCGTCGATGTCCACACCGGGGAGTGGTAGTGTGAAACGTGGTCCTTTTAAACCACCTATGAGGCCTGTTGGGTTTTTGCCTCAGAATAATTTTTCACCGTTGAGACCAATGGAACTCACGCCTGCTGCACGGAGGAAGAAGCAGAAGCTTCCTGAGAAACAGTTGCAGGAAAGGGTGGCTGCTATACTGCCAGAATCTGCTCTTTATACACAGCTTCTTGAGTTTGAGTCTCGTGTTGATGCTGCGCTTTCTAGAAAGAAGGTTGATATTCAGGAAGCGCTGAAGAATCCGCCTTGTATTCAGAAAACTCTTCGTATCTATGTATTTAACACTTTTGCGAATCAAATTCGCACGATACCTATGAAACCAAATGCTGAGCCTCCGACATGGACACTGAAGGTAGTTGGGAGGATATTGGAAGATGGTATTGACCCTGATCAGCCGGGTGTAGTTCAAAAGTCGTCTCCGATGTATCCAAAGTTCTCGGCTTTTTTCAAAAGAGTAATCATTTCTTTGGATCAGAGGCTATATCCCGATAACCATGTTATTGTGTGGGAGAATTCTCGATCACCCAGTCCTCAAGAGGGTTTTGAAGTGAAGAGGAAAGGGGAtaaagaatttctggtgaatATACGTCTGGAAATGAATTATGCACCTGAGAAGTTTAAGCTTTCGCCAGCATTGACTGAAGTTCTTGGTATTGAGGTTGAAACCCGTCCAAGAATTATTGCTGCGATATGGCACTATGTGAAGGCTAGAAAACTGCAAAACCCTAATGACCCTTCTTTCTTTCACTGCGATCAGGCTCTTCAGAAAGTATTTGGGGAAGAAAAAGTGAAGTTTACAACGGTTTCGCAGAGAATATCACACCATTTGTTCCCTCCAGCGCCTATAGTTTTGGAGCACCAGATTAAACTATCGGGAAATAGTCCAGCTGGGAGTGCTTGTTATGATGTAACGGTCGATGTTCCTTTTCCTATTCAGAGGGAGTTGTCTGCATTATTGGCTAATGTTGAGAAGAACAAAGAGATCGAAACATGTGATGAAGCTATATGTGGAATCATTAGAAAAATCCATGAGCACCGTAGGAGACGGGCATTCTTTCTTGGTTTCAGTCAATCTCCAGTAGAATTTATTAATGCCTTGATTGAATCTCAAAGCAGGGATCTGAAAGCTGCAGCTGGAGAACCTAGTCGCAGTGCTGAAAAAGAGCGCCGAGCAGAttttttcaaccaaccatg GGTTGAAGATGCTGTTATTCGATATTTGAATCGCAAACCAGCTGCAGGAAGTGATGCTCCAGG